A stretch of DNA from Bactrocera neohumeralis isolate Rockhampton chromosome 6, APGP_CSIRO_Bneo_wtdbg2-racon-allhic-juicebox.fasta_v2, whole genome shotgun sequence:
CATTCCGAGCTTGGCTCGGGCACTAATCATCTTTCCTTGTCGCCATTAATTATGCAGAAGCAAATTCTAAAGCTCAACTCAGGCTTAGGCAAAAATCGTTGAGTAATAATAGAGTGTTTTTTTCCAAACTCTTCgcgttgcttttttttttgcactggcGAATTTGAAACCtggctttcttttattttgctatataatttttttgtttattgacaCGCTTatgactttgttgtttttgattgcATAATTGTTAAAAtgctaaatataatatatttttaaattactattTAGCCGAGCTCGATCTTCCGGTGTGTCTTGTGGATATTCAACAAAGCAGAAGCTTCATGatttaaatctttaatattttttggtatcTTATCTAAAATCAATATCACCAgaagaaaatttctttcaaaagagTTCGCTACTTTACAGAACCGGCTGGATAATTTATATTCCAGAACTGGAAGGACAAACTATCAAGTATATCGGTAGTCAATCGCGCGAAACATGATCGTCAAATAAGTAAGCAAAATTATCGGTTTATGGCAGCCCCAAAGGAAACGCATTATCTCTTTAGCCACTTAGAACTCTTCCCGAGCACCTAAATGTGAAGATTGAGCGCGGAACACTAGAGAACAAGCAGACAACCTTTTGCAATATAAATGtgatctataaattatatatagtatattataatttaaagtatttaagtTTAAcgatataatatttgtatataataaattgttttaaattctaatctaaaaattttgtaattaatgcGAATGATGGTCTCTCTTAAAGTAGCCTTGTGAAAATTATATCTAATGAAAACTTGTTTATGGTTTTTGATAACAGTGATTCTATTTCAATGCACAGTGCTGTGTTACGCATACATAGTAAATTCACGAATAGTTTCGGCATTGATAATAAATCTAGTAACTTGAGCCATTGTCTCCGTAGTCGAGAGTACACTTTCTTTTCgctttttattatcttttggTAATAAATCTCTGTCGTTTAGTCAGTAACCTCGTTCAGATATGAAATGCTGATTAAAAACATGTTTCGTTATTTACGTGTATTGATAACCTACGGAAAACAGACTCACCTAGAAACAACAAAGCCAGCATATTTACGCGCACAcccttcatatacatacattccaatacatatttacatacaactatgtatgtaatattttaaaataggtAACTGAATCAAGCGCCGTACTGTTCCATTTAATAAgtattcttgtttttgttttcttacaaTTAGCGATAACGCTTACTCAAATTAACTGCATGTacgagtttttgtttttaacaatgAGATCATTCGCCCTAATAAAGCTCATGGCTGGATGTGTCTGACTGACGTGATCGGGAAATGTTTGAGTGGTTTGTTTTAAGTATCGGTAATGAGAACctgttattgttaatttttataccctgaacagggtataataagtttgccacgaagtttgcaacGCCCAGTAGGAAATGTCAGTGGCCTTAggaattatttatacaaatgatcagtagGACGAGCTGAGTCTAGTAAGCCATGCCGTACGAACTGGCCGATTAATTtcaagataaagatccttttctacccttttaTGCGATAATAAATGCATTtgcgaagggtattatagcttcgatgcagccgaattttacatttttattatttatagaaCATTTACGATACAAAAGTTctcaaatgttaaaataaaatattctccaaagctaacaacaacaaacgtatTTCCCTTAAATGTTGTGAAGTCGCTATTTATTTGGCCGAGCTTCTgccttcttttattttaatgtctTTATTCGAAAAAAACGAAGTTCCTACATGTTTTAAGCGGCCGCTGAATGGctaatatattttatgagaaGCTCTTCACTGCAGATATTTGTATGCTCGGAACTTTTTCATTGTGTATCAAGGGGCGCCTTTCTACAGGAAAGCACTTTTTCGTTGGTGAAGAGCTGAGATCGAACCACAGTTTTGGCCTATTTGTATCCCGTTTAAAGTTTCTTGAGATTTCTTTTATAAAAGCCATCTAACCTCCTTTCAGcaacatttagaaaaaatgtatgCACTTTGTTGGATATAATTAACATTATTATTGATGTGAAAGCCTTATGTATGCGTAAATTGTTGTAAATTGGCCTATAAAAATGGTTTGTCGCCTACCGCCTTTGTTCTCAATCGTCAAAAGCAATTTCTcaaagtgctgaacaaattaatttatatgtagtCAAACCAAATAATCGATTTTGTCTCAATCGAATTGATTTTAGTTGAGTAGATGgtctatttgaatttttcattggCTTCTatggatacatatgtacatgcatacacatgaCTGTTCAAGTCCACCACTATATATGTTACGCTACTTGCAATGTCAGCATGTTTTACAAGCTTGAATTATGTTGCGGTCGTTTACCATATACGGACTCgctttttctgaaaatatatacaattatacCTCTGTGTGTGCTTATTCCAATACGGACTGCCGAAAAAGGTGTAGTCGAcacaaatgattttggtgaaaaacaaaaatgaagagAAATGCTAGAGTTCGCAAAGTATGAAAAAGCATAATTGGCTAAGCCGACACCATATTTAGCCGGcatactaatatacatacatatctacatagatattcatatatgtaaacTTACAACCTATTTGGAGCAGTTGTGATTCATTTTAGGCAGAAGAAAAGATTTCGATCAATCGAatctaaatatataatatacacaacAGAGAGTAGGTACTGATTGTAGGGTATAGTTAAAGGGTAATAAAAATACTTAGATACTATATGCAGATGTGTATGCACTACCTTTGGGTGTGCTCCAATAAGTGCTATGCACAATGTTAGCGAAAATACAGCGACAATCGCCAATCTTATCACATTGATAAGCGCAATTTCCAATGATAATGATACCAGAAAAAGCAGCGAACAGATTCTCGGTACTTGCCATTTTTGTACACCAATTAATTACGAAAATTCCTTTAAACTATTGTACTTAAGTGCATATACTAGTAATTTTCTTGCTTCACAAGTGATCTGCACATCGAATTCATAGGATcgtttttaacatttaattagcaaaaaatgtatcaaaataaGGTTAGATCGTGATTTCACTTGAGATCCaattaaaagataaattttttaattttcaatttgtacaATTAGCGTTAAACATATACGTGTACATATTTAACTCATATCAACACTAACTGTTTGAAACACTTTTCAGATTAACTCAAAATACAGCGAAGAGTTGGCTCAAGAATGTCTGGAATGGATCAAGATTGTTACTGGCGAACCAATCAACACAGCCGGTGATATGGATAACTTCTTCGAAGTGCTGAAGGATGGTGTTTTATTGTGCAAATTGGCCAACGCATTGCAACCGGGCTCAATCAAGAAAGTCAACGAAAGCAAAATGGCCTTCAAGTGCATGGAGAATATTTCCGGTGagtgataaaaattaattttattagtgttgctattgtacatatgtatatgtgactaGTTATTCAGTGAAAGCCATTTGCCAACCAGTTATGCGACCGctgatttcatataaatttaatgttcacacaaattaataagaatatattataaaaatttacggATATTGAATTCTAACAGTCGAAAGAGTTAaacctaaaatatattaaagtttttcttaattttaatttaatttactttaaattcaTACTtcaagaataataattttttcacataatatTGATAAACAACATACAATCTGAAGCCAAcgctatttatgtatatacatatgtatattatctaTTGTTGTTAAGTACCTTTTATCTATTCCATTGTATTATCTTCTTTTAGCTTTCCTGGCCTGTGCTAAAAACTTTGGCGTACCCACACAGGAGACCTTCCAGAGTGTTGATCTTTGGGAACGACAAAACTTGAACTCTGTAGTCATATGCCTGCAATCCTTAGGCCGCAAGGTAATAAAACCATATTGAATTCACATTCAATCTAATCATAAACTTTTATCAAaattgcataataaaaaaacgcttgtaaattttcattttgtacaGGCACACAACTACGGCAAGCCATCAATTGGTCCCAAAGAAGCCGATAAGAATGTGCGCAACTTCTCCGAAGAACAATTGCGTGCCGGTCAAAATGTCATCTCACTGCAGTACGGCTCAAACAAGGGTGCCAATCAGTCGGGCATCAATTTCGGCAACACTCGGCACATGTAAATGCTATTAGCTATTAGCAAATAGTATAGCGGGTATGCGCGTGCGGCCGGTTAAACCAATTCTATTGGTACTTACATGGACGGATGTGGTTGCACGCAGCGTTATATATTTAGcggcattttaatatttaagcaTTCCATAAGTgtccaaaattatattaaaaaagacgCAAAaccccaaaaacaacaaatgtattcaaaattttgcattccatgtattttttaactttataaaCTTATATTGAACATATTTTAAGCTCTATCGTAAACAACAAAgaattgtaaacttttttataaacaaaaacatttgatTTTGTAACTTTAAACactatacttatatttaataatacacTTTTTTCTGATTTGTACTAAATCGGCACTTACAAATACAACATAAAACGGGAAAATAATACATTGTACCAGAGGCgcgtttgtgtatgtatatatttacgtaACATATACAATAATTGCCTCGTTCGTGCCATTAAGCATttatattgaacatatttattctcctacatacatatatgtatgtacaacaaaaGAAACTCTCTCTCTGCAAACATTTTACACTAATgcataaaaaaagataaatatatttttcgaaaaaataataataaattatttacaataagaacttttggaaaaattgtatGCCTTTAAAGTGTAAATCGCAAGATAATAACCACCTGTAAAAAATACTGTAACGAAAGTGTCTTCTCCCATATAATTACCGTTAAACATAAATTAGAAAGTATTTATGAATCATATacaataacacacacacacacacagtgatACGTATTAGTATACTGATTTGAACTGTTAATTcatgttgaaataaaatttattacaaatagttactataaaatgtttttaatttaagcaaaaaatgttaatcCGGTAAGTATAGCTGTGGAATATTGATTTAATGTTTAGCGATCGATTATTTGTTTCTTTACTTTTACACAAAAAGTAGTGCctaaaacgaaaatataaaaggatagcttaaataaagatatttaaaaaattcaacttcattaaaaataaatttctatttatcTTTAATCGTATGTCAAATTTATATGATGATATTTATGTATTCAATTAAATGGAAGAATTATACCATATatttatgccctgaacagggtatattaagtttgccaagaagtttgCAATGGACAGAAAGGAACGTCTCAGACCacgacgagctgagttgattcagccatgtttgtttgtttgcatatacttcttcttcattattggtgtagacaccgattacgcggttataaccgagtttataacagcgaaggctgttgtttccttttcattggggacGTTTTTTACGTCATCActaaactatatacatacatatatttatacaaactcATTTTCTTTTACACAAGGTTTAACGATTTATACAAAAAGctcttattaatattttcctcattttgttttaaaagttaatttaaaaatttatatttaatacaatCATTCATTTTGTCACATTTCCGTTTCCTTTTGGTAGTTTTCGTTACTTCCCAATTTACCCATAAATTAATTAgggaaaaattattaacatgGCATcactgaaataattttgtctttGAGGTTACTTTTCCACTTTGTACACTTTCATAACACAGTGCTCTACTAAATCGACGATTTTAA
This window harbors:
- the LOC126761393 gene encoding myophilin isoform X1 produces the protein MSSNRAPKSGFAAEAQRKINSKYSEELAQECLEWIKIVTGEPINTAGDMDNFFEVLKDGVLLCKLANALQPGSIKKVNESKMAFKCMENISAFLACAKNFGVPTQETFQSVDLWERQNLNSVVICLQSLGRKAHNYGKPSIGPKEADKNVRNFSEEQLRAGQNVISLQYGSNKGANQSGINFGNTRHM
- the LOC126761393 gene encoding myophilin isoform X2 produces the protein MYQNKINSKYSEELAQECLEWIKIVTGEPINTAGDMDNFFEVLKDGVLLCKLANALQPGSIKKVNESKMAFKCMENISAFLACAKNFGVPTQETFQSVDLWERQNLNSVVICLQSLGRKAHNYGKPSIGPKEADKNVRNFSEEQLRAGQNVISLQYGSNKGANQSGINFGNTRHM